In a single window of the Pseudophryne corroboree isolate aPseCor3 unplaced genomic scaffold, aPseCor3.hap2 scaffold_665, whole genome shotgun sequence genome:
- the LOC135037056 gene encoding gastrula zinc finger protein XlCGF57.1-like isoform X1: protein MMENHRPLASLDGPSNRDTPERCPRHLYSQNCTKENHRIPQEDQVERLSDIKTEDIEGEETYVTDMKAEDTEGEEETYVTDMKAEDIEGEEEMYVTDIKAEDIEGEEETYVTDMKAVDIEGEEGYVTDMKAEDIEGEEETYVTDMKAEAIEGEEETCMRGDQQCKEEEIPTDISKADGHTSRNISEGHLMLSPDCEKKDNDSRPDSPGDDPITSIIHPALSSGPSDPGKCSPDHSDIGASVTALIVDTVFPCSIDAKCFTQNTNLITHKSAKAGERLFPCSECGKCFPYKSDLVNHQKCHTGEKPFSCFECGKCFTLKSNLVRHQRSHTSENPFPCSECGKSFPYISDLVNHQKCHTGEKPFSCSECGKCFTYKSALVRHERRHKGEKPMICSECGKCFAFKSALVRHQRSHTGENPFSCSECGKCFTRKSGLVTHQQSHTGEKPFSCSECGKCFISKLYLGRHQIIHIGENPFSCSECGKCFTLKHNLVIHQRSHTGENPFSCSECGKCFTLKHNLVIHQRSHTGEKPFSCSECGKCFTLKSNLDTHQRSHTGERPFSCSECGKCFTLKSNLVTHQRSHTGERPFSCSECGKCFINKLHLVRHQRSHTGEKPFPCSECGKCFTQKSQLVTHQRSHTGERPFPCSEK, encoded by the exons atgatggagaatcaccggccccttgcatcactgg atggacccagtaatagagataccccagagagatgtccccgtcatcTATATTCCCAGAATTGTACAAAGGAGAATCACagaatcccacaggaggatcaggtag aacgtctgtctgatattaaaacagaagatatagagggagaagagacgtatgtgactgatatgaaggcagaagatacagagggagaagaagagacgtatgtgactgatatgaaggcagaagatatagaaggagaagaagagatgtatgtgactgatataaaggcagaagatatagagggagaagaagagacgtatgtgactgatatgaaggcagtagatatagagggagaagaggggtatgtgactgatatgaaggcagaagatatagagggagaagaagagacgtatgtgactgatatgaaggcagaagctatagagggagaagaagagacgtgtatgaggggtgatcagcagtgtaaggaggaagaaatccctacagatatcagcaaag cagatggacacacaagcaggaacatctcagaaggacatctaatgttatccccggattgtgaaaaaaaagataatgacagtagaccggattctccaggagatgATCCTATTAcctcaattatacatccagctctatcatctggtccctctgatcctgggaaatgttctcctgatcactctgacattggtgcatctgttacagctctgatagtagatacagtgtttccctgttctatagatgccaaatgttttacacagaacacaaaccttattacccataaatcagctaaggcaggtgagagactatttccatgttctgagtgtggtaagTGTTttccatacaaatcagatcttgttaatcatcagaaatgtcacacaggtgagaagccattttcttgctttgagtgcgggaaatgttttaccctgaaatcaaatcttgttagacatcagagaagtcacacaagtgagaatccatttccatgttctgagtgtgggaaaagttttccaTACATATCAGATCTTGTTAATCATCagaaatgtcacacaggtgagaagccattttcttgctctgagtgtgggaaatgttttacatacaaatcagctcttgttagacatgagagaagacaCAAAGGTGAGAAGCCAATgatctgttctgagtgtgggaaatgttttgcattcaaatcagctcttgttagacatcagagaagtcacacaggtgagaatccattttcttgctctgagtgtggaaaatgttttacacggaaatcaggtcttgttacacatcaacaaagtcacacaggtgagaagccattttcctgttctgaatgtgggaaatgttttataagcAAATTATATCTTGGTAGACATCAGATAATTCACataggtgagaatccattttcttgctctgagtgcgggaaatgttttaccctgaaacataatcttgttatacatcagagaagtcacacaggtgagaatccattttcttgctctgagtgcgggaaatgttttaccctgaaacataatcttgttatacatcagagaagtcacacaggtgagaagccattttcttgctctgagtgtgggaaatgttttacactgaaatcaaatcttgatacacatcagagaagtcacacaggtgagaggccattttcttgctctgagtgtgggaaatgttttaccctgaaatcaaatcttgttacacatcagagaagtcacacaggtgagaggccattttcctgttctgaatgtgggaaatgttttattaataaattacatcttgttagacatcagagaagtcacacaggtgagaagccatttccatgttctgagtgtgggaaatgttttacccagaaatcacaacttgttacacatcagagaagtcacacaggtgagaggccatttccatgttctgagaaataa
- the LOC135037056 gene encoding gastrula zinc finger protein XlCGF57.1-like isoform X2, whose protein sequence is MMENHRPLASLDGPSNRDTPERCPRHLYSQNCTKENHRIPQEDQVERLSDIKTEDIEGEETYVTDMKAEDTEGEEETYVTDMKAEDIEGEEEMYVTDIKAEDIEGEEETYVTDMKAVDIEGEEGYVTDMKAEDIEGEEETYVTDMKAEAIEGEEETCMRGDQQCKEEEIPTDISKDGHTSRNISEGHLMLSPDCEKKDNDSRPDSPGDDPITSIIHPALSSGPSDPGKCSPDHSDIGASVTALIVDTVFPCSIDAKCFTQNTNLITHKSAKAGERLFPCSECGKCFPYKSDLVNHQKCHTGEKPFSCFECGKCFTLKSNLVRHQRSHTSENPFPCSECGKSFPYISDLVNHQKCHTGEKPFSCSECGKCFTYKSALVRHERRHKGEKPMICSECGKCFAFKSALVRHQRSHTGENPFSCSECGKCFTRKSGLVTHQQSHTGEKPFSCSECGKCFISKLYLGRHQIIHIGENPFSCSECGKCFTLKHNLVIHQRSHTGENPFSCSECGKCFTLKHNLVIHQRSHTGEKPFSCSECGKCFTLKSNLDTHQRSHTGERPFSCSECGKCFTLKSNLVTHQRSHTGERPFSCSECGKCFINKLHLVRHQRSHTGEKPFPCSECGKCFTQKSQLVTHQRSHTGERPFPCSEK, encoded by the exons atgatggagaatcaccggccccttgcatcactgg atggacccagtaatagagataccccagagagatgtccccgtcatcTATATTCCCAGAATTGTACAAAGGAGAATCACagaatcccacaggaggatcaggtag aacgtctgtctgatattaaaacagaagatatagagggagaagagacgtatgtgactgatatgaaggcagaagatacagagggagaagaagagacgtatgtgactgatatgaaggcagaagatatagaaggagaagaagagatgtatgtgactgatataaaggcagaagatatagagggagaagaagagacgtatgtgactgatatgaaggcagtagatatagagggagaagaggggtatgtgactgatatgaaggcagaagatatagagggagaagaagagacgtatgtgactgatatgaaggcagaagctatagagggagaagaagagacgtgtatgaggggtgatcagcagtgtaaggaggaagaaatccctacagatatcagcaaag atggacacacaagcaggaacatctcagaaggacatctaatgttatccccggattgtgaaaaaaaagataatgacagtagaccggattctccaggagatgATCCTATTAcctcaattatacatccagctctatcatctggtccctctgatcctgggaaatgttctcctgatcactctgacattggtgcatctgttacagctctgatagtagatacagtgtttccctgttctatagatgccaaatgttttacacagaacacaaaccttattacccataaatcagctaaggcaggtgagagactatttccatgttctgagtgtggtaagTGTTttccatacaaatcagatcttgttaatcatcagaaatgtcacacaggtgagaagccattttcttgctttgagtgcgggaaatgttttaccctgaaatcaaatcttgttagacatcagagaagtcacacaagtgagaatccatttccatgttctgagtgtgggaaaagttttccaTACATATCAGATCTTGTTAATCATCagaaatgtcacacaggtgagaagccattttcttgctctgagtgtgggaaatgttttacatacaaatcagctcttgttagacatgagagaagacaCAAAGGTGAGAAGCCAATgatctgttctgagtgtgggaaatgttttgcattcaaatcagctcttgttagacatcagagaagtcacacaggtgagaatccattttcttgctctgagtgtggaaaatgttttacacggaaatcaggtcttgttacacatcaacaaagtcacacaggtgagaagccattttcctgttctgaatgtgggaaatgttttataagcAAATTATATCTTGGTAGACATCAGATAATTCACataggtgagaatccattttcttgctctgagtgcgggaaatgttttaccctgaaacataatcttgttatacatcagagaagtcacacaggtgagaatccattttcttgctctgagtgcgggaaatgttttaccctgaaacataatcttgttatacatcagagaagtcacacaggtgagaagccattttcttgctctgagtgtgggaaatgttttacactgaaatcaaatcttgatacacatcagagaagtcacacaggtgagaggccattttcttgctctgagtgtgggaaatgttttaccctgaaatcaaatcttgttacacatcagagaagtcacacaggtgagaggccattttcctgttctgaatgtgggaaatgttttattaataaattacatcttgttagacatcagagaagtcacacaggtgagaagccatttccatgttctgagtgtgggaaatgttttacccagaaatcacaacttgttacacatcagagaagtcacacaggtgagaggccatttccatgttctgagaaataa